One part of the Dyadobacter sp. 676 genome encodes these proteins:
- a CDS encoding PhzF family phenazine biosynthesis protein, which yields MKLPIYQIDAFTDKLFGGNPAAVVPLEQWLAEETMLAIAAENNLAETAFYVPTEKGFHIRWFTPTVEVELCGHATLAAAYVIFNIQNYEGQSIDFESRSGILTVECKEDWLTLNFPVDQYHIAVPPPGLVESIKNTTLIEVYKGKTDYLVVVESEEVVKNLDFDIIILSTIPARGVIVTAAGDEVDFVSRFFAPQSGIDEDPVTGSAHTTLIPYWASRLGKNRLTARQLSRRGGFLKCELDGGRVFIGGQAKLYLKGEILVD from the coding sequence ATGAAACTTCCCATATACCAAATCGATGCTTTTACTGACAAGTTGTTTGGTGGAAACCCTGCCGCGGTAGTGCCGTTGGAACAATGGCTGGCCGAGGAAACTATGCTCGCCATCGCCGCCGAAAACAACCTGGCCGAAACCGCGTTCTACGTCCCGACGGAAAAAGGCTTTCATATCCGGTGGTTCACGCCTACTGTGGAAGTCGAGCTTTGCGGCCATGCCACGCTCGCTGCCGCCTATGTGATTTTCAACATCCAGAATTATGAAGGCCAGTCGATTGATTTCGAATCGAGGAGCGGTATCCTGACCGTCGAGTGCAAGGAGGATTGGCTTACTTTGAATTTTCCGGTGGACCAATATCACATTGCCGTTCCGCCTCCCGGACTGGTGGAAAGCATTAAAAATACGACGCTGATTGAAGTTTACAAAGGTAAAACCGACTACCTGGTAGTGGTGGAATCGGAGGAAGTGGTCAAAAACCTGGATTTCGACATTATTATCCTTTCCACTATTCCTGCGAGGGGCGTTATCGTGACGGCGGCGGGCGACGAGGTAGATTTCGTTTCGCGCTTTTTCGCGCCGCAATCCGGCATCGACGAAGATCCAGTAACCGGGTCAGCACACACGACACTGATCCCCTACTGGGCTTCCAGGCTAGGCAAAAACCGACTGACTGCCAGGCAACTGTCGCGCCGCGGCGGCTTCCTGAAATGCGAACTGGACGGTGGCCGTGTGTTTATCGGCGGCCAGGCAAAACTATACCTCAAAGGAGAAATCCTGGTAGATTAG
- the pth gene encoding aminoacyl-tRNA hydrolase: MKYLIAGLGNIGPEYAFTRHNAGFMVLDRLAAQHDFKFSFEKLAFVAEWKYKGRHIYFIKPTTYMNLSGKAVRYYMDQFKVQAENTLVVVDELQLPFGALRIKPKGSHGGHNGLKNIEELLGTTEYPRLRFGIGNNFPRGRQVDYVLKPFSNEEMTELPIILDKAGDMVVSFCTLGIQSTMNNYNQ; the protein is encoded by the coding sequence ATGAAATATCTGATTGCCGGACTGGGAAATATCGGTCCGGAGTATGCTTTTACCCGACACAATGCAGGTTTTATGGTGCTCGACCGCCTTGCCGCCCAGCACGACTTTAAATTCTCCTTCGAAAAACTGGCATTCGTGGCCGAATGGAAGTATAAAGGCAGGCACATTTATTTTATAAAACCTACTACATATATGAACCTGAGCGGAAAAGCGGTCCGGTATTATATGGATCAGTTCAAAGTGCAGGCCGAAAATACGTTAGTCGTTGTGGATGAGCTGCAATTACCGTTCGGAGCGTTGCGGATCAAGCCGAAGGGGAGCCATGGAGGCCATAACGGTTTAAAGAATATTGAGGAATTATTGGGCACCACAGAATACCCCAGATTGCGTTTCGGGATCGGAAATAATTTTCCCCGCGGCAGGCAAGTAGATTATGTGTTAAAACCTTTTTCCAATGAGGAAATGACGGAGCTGCCCATTATTTTGGACAAAGCAGGTGATATGGTCGTATCGTTTTGTACTTTGGGGATACAGTCGACAATGAACAATTATAACCAATGA
- a CDS encoding OmpA family protein, whose amino-acid sequence MFQDDLIAGNESSAGTIALIRLYDRVMTPVFVRRSYQTISKNFKEPVAKKEEPREEEKPVEEKPELARNRNLALVTGRVYDGRSLKPVSNAEVHVRKSANDSLVAHTKTVDGMYTVELPPHETYRITAQADGFQPRNVVIRTNSRFEEIKALMNMAPETHSAPLSTLYFSQGTEVLEDSALADLDSIVSYFQKRQDLRIVLKGHTDNTGSFEKNLELSNKRVETVKSYLIGKGIIADRIEGSGYGSAQPRSMNQTEATKRSNRRVEVWAEPVKR is encoded by the coding sequence ATGTTCCAGGACGACCTCATCGCCGGTAACGAATCCAGCGCGGGTACTATCGCGTTGATCCGCCTTTATGACCGTGTGATGACGCCCGTGTTTGTCCGCCGGAGCTATCAGACCATCAGCAAGAACTTCAAGGAGCCGGTAGCGAAGAAAGAAGAGCCCAGAGAGGAAGAGAAACCAGTGGAAGAAAAGCCGGAACTTGCCCGCAACAGGAACCTGGCGCTGGTTACAGGCAGAGTTTACGATGGTCGCAGCCTGAAACCCGTCAGCAACGCGGAAGTTCATGTTCGCAAATCGGCCAACGATTCGCTCGTGGCGCATACCAAAACCGTCGACGGCATGTACACAGTGGAGCTCCCGCCTCACGAAACTTACCGCATCACAGCCCAGGCCGATGGTTTTCAGCCAAGGAACGTCGTAATCCGGACCAACAGCCGCTTTGAAGAAATCAAGGCACTGATGAATATGGCCCCCGAAACGCATTCGGCGCCGCTCTCGACGCTGTATTTCAGCCAGGGAACGGAAGTCCTCGAAGACAGTGCCCTGGCCGATCTCGACTCGATCGTTTCCTATTTCCAGAAACGGCAGGACCTGAGAATCGTGCTGAAAGGCCACACCGACAATACCGGCAGCTTCGAGAAGAACCTCGAACTTTCCAATAAGCGTGTAGAAACGGTGAAATCTTACCTGATCGGGAAAGGCATTATCGCCGACCGCATTGAAGGGTCCGGCTACGGGTCGGCGCAACCCAGGTCGATGAACCAGACGGAAGCAACGAAAAGGTCGAACAGAAGAGTCGAAGTTTGGGCAGAGCCGGTAAAAAGATAA
- the pyrR gene encoding bifunctional pyr operon transcriptional regulator/uracil phosphoribosyltransferase PyrR, whose translation MIPQKRLVLSSPLLEIMISRLCQQLIENHQDFSNSVVLGLQPRGIHFAERIAKELREKTGRNILLGHLDATFYRDDFRRRESPLVPNKTNVPFLIEGKKVILIDDVLASGRMVRAALDAMTAFGRPKAVELLVLIDRRYNRELPIDPNYVGMEVSTLETQRVQVEWKEQGFDADHIWLVD comes from the coding sequence ATGATACCCCAAAAACGATTAGTACTTAGCAGTCCCCTTCTGGAAATAATGATCAGCCGGCTTTGCCAGCAACTGATTGAGAATCACCAGGATTTTTCAAACTCGGTTGTCCTGGGCCTGCAACCCAGAGGAATTCACTTTGCGGAACGCATTGCAAAGGAGCTTCGTGAAAAGACCGGCCGGAACATCTTGCTGGGCCATCTGGACGCTACGTTTTATCGTGACGATTTCCGCCGCCGGGAGTCCCCCCTGGTTCCGAATAAAACCAACGTGCCTTTCCTCATCGAAGGGAAGAAAGTAATCCTGATCGACGACGTGCTGGCCAGCGGGCGTATGGTGCGTGCCGCGCTCGATGCCATGACGGCATTCGGCCGCCCGAAAGCTGTGGAGTTACTCGTCCTTATCGACCGCCGCTATAACCGCGAACTGCCTATCGACCCCAATTATGTAGGAATGGAGGTAAGCACACTGGAAACGCAGCGCGTGCAGGTGGAATGGAAGGAACAGGGCTTCGACGCCGACCATATCTGGCTCGTCGACTAG
- the treA gene encoding alpha,alpha-trehalase TreA has protein sequence MLHRLLTASLTSPPEELYGTLFRDVQCSHIFSDSKTFADAIPLEDPVLIIEQYHRLKNNPDFDIEAFVRHHFRMPVHIASEFVSDKNDPVSEHVRKLWSVLTRQPESQERGGSLIPLPHPYVVPGGRFREIYYWDSYFTMLGLKESGRVELIEHMLNNFAYLVDTLGFIPTANRTYYLSRSQPPFFSLMVRLFSEIEGKKVLKKYLPQMQKEYDYWMDGGYEPSEPFTAYRRVVHLPGGAVLNRYWDDKATPRPESYSEDTNLAREVMNKYGTPPDELYRHIRAAAESGWDFSSRWFADETDFASIHTTDILPIDLNCLMHHLEKALAEAYLLCDNRRLHLLYEEKARQRNIAIQTYFWDESRHYYMDYDFKQRDFTRAVTIAGAYPLFFKLAPKPHSHYVRAYIRLNFLKSGGLLTTMVRTGQQWDAPNGWAPLQWIVYKGLRNYNFHRTANELSDEWLGLIEKEFRHSGKMLEKYNVSDTNLIAGGGEYEIQEGFGWTNGVYLRMKNRKR, from the coding sequence TTGCTCCATCGTTTACTTACGGCCAGCCTCACATCTCCCCCCGAGGAGTTGTACGGAACGCTATTCCGTGACGTGCAGTGCAGCCACATATTTTCCGATTCGAAGACATTCGCCGACGCCATTCCACTGGAAGACCCGGTATTGATTATCGAACAATACCACCGCTTAAAGAACAATCCGGATTTCGACATAGAGGCGTTCGTGCGGCACCATTTCAGGATGCCGGTGCATATTGCTTCGGAATTTGTTTCCGACAAAAACGATCCCGTTTCGGAACATGTACGAAAGCTCTGGTCGGTACTGACGCGCCAGCCGGAAAGCCAGGAACGGGGCGGCTCGCTGATCCCGCTCCCGCACCCGTATGTGGTTCCCGGCGGACGTTTCCGCGAGATTTACTATTGGGACAGCTATTTTACGATGCTTGGCCTGAAAGAATCGGGTCGTGTTGAACTGATCGAACATATGCTCAACAACTTCGCCTATCTGGTGGATACGCTGGGCTTCATACCGACCGCCAACCGGACTTACTATCTAAGCCGCTCGCAGCCACCGTTTTTCTCGCTGATGGTGCGGTTATTCAGTGAAATAGAAGGGAAAAAGGTGTTGAAAAAATACCTGCCTCAAATGCAGAAAGAATATGACTACTGGATGGACGGCGGCTACGAACCCTCGGAGCCTTTTACAGCTTACCGGCGCGTCGTGCATCTGCCCGGCGGTGCTGTTTTGAACCGGTATTGGGACGACAAGGCTACGCCCCGCCCGGAGTCTTACAGCGAGGATACCAATCTTGCCCGGGAAGTTATGAATAAATATGGTACACCGCCTGACGAGCTTTACCGGCACATCCGCGCGGCGGCCGAGTCGGGCTGGGATTTTAGCAGCCGCTGGTTCGCGGATGAAACCGATTTTGCTTCCATACACACCACGGACATCCTCCCGATCGATTTGAATTGTCTGATGCACCATCTCGAAAAGGCATTGGCCGAGGCCTATTTGTTATGCGACAACCGGCGGCTGCATTTACTTTACGAGGAAAAAGCCAGACAACGGAACATTGCCATTCAAACTTATTTTTGGGATGAATCGAGGCATTATTATATGGATTATGACTTCAAACAACGGGATTTTACGAGGGCCGTCACCATTGCGGGGGCGTATCCGCTGTTTTTCAAACTCGCCCCGAAACCGCACTCGCATTATGTGCGTGCCTATATCCGGCTCAATTTTTTAAAGTCGGGAGGGTTACTGACGACCATGGTTCGTACCGGCCAGCAATGGGATGCGCCCAATGGCTGGGCACCGCTCCAGTGGATCGTTTACAAAGGGTTGCGGAACTACAACTTTCACCGCACGGCCAATGAACTGAGCGATGAATGGCTGGGGTTAATCGAGAAAGAATTCAGGCATTCGGGTAAGATGCTTGAAAAATACAACGTTTCCGATACCAATCTGATCGCCGGTGGCGGTGAATACGAGATCCAGGAAGGCTTCGGCTGGACAAACGGGGTGTATCTCCGCATGAAGAACCGGAAACGGTGA
- a CDS encoding LamG-like jellyroll fold domain-containing protein, which produces MINKKNALGVMLLAWLCAPALHAQNQWTYDFNNGLNPIETGGPALKPLGQPGQIIKEQIPGSDYLSRSIYVFEKNSGLQFNNADTKGFLNKSFTVEIYFKLNELDSWKRVLDFKNRKSDYGTYIYNGKLNFYDFAVSEKAPVRANQYVHYVYSRDHETKTIKMYINGLSKVEFKDPGTEGQARRRPGTEHVPGRPHRR; this is translated from the coding sequence ATGATTAACAAAAAAAATGCGCTGGGGGTGATGCTGCTCGCATGGCTTTGCGCCCCCGCGTTGCATGCCCAGAACCAGTGGACCTACGATTTTAACAACGGCCTGAACCCGATCGAAACCGGCGGACCGGCTTTGAAGCCGCTCGGCCAGCCGGGACAGATCATTAAAGAACAAATCCCCGGCTCCGATTACCTTTCGCGTTCAATTTATGTTTTCGAGAAAAACAGCGGGCTGCAATTCAATAACGCCGATACGAAAGGCTTTCTGAACAAGTCTTTCACCGTGGAGATCTATTTCAAACTCAATGAGCTCGACAGCTGGAAACGGGTGCTCGATTTCAAAAACCGTAAGAGCGACTACGGGACCTACATTTATAATGGCAAGCTCAACTTCTACGATTTTGCCGTGAGCGAGAAAGCGCCCGTACGTGCGAACCAGTACGTGCACTATGTGTACTCGCGTGACCATGAGACGAAAACCATCAAAATGTATATCAATGGCCTCTCGAAGGTAGAATTTAAAGATCCGGGCACCGAAGGCCAAGCTCGACGCCGACCAGGTACTGAACATGTTCCAGGACGACCTCATCGCCGGTAA
- a CDS encoding EamA family transporter: MKNIGIGILFSILWSSASVATKFGVQSAAPLILANVRFFIAGILLLTFSYLFAKDQSYRLPTKKEWRHLALFGFLNTTLYLGLYVYAMKYTAAGIGSLAVSTNPLIIVLLSSWWLNRKPKAEEWAGIFLGMGGVAVATYPLLADSYTTIGGITLLLISMIAVSGASVYYATVKWELPNLLINGWQVFLGGVFLLPATLVLADFSTSKWDPVFWGSVLWLSLAVSIAGLICWFYLLRIDTVKASLWLFLCPLFGFFFAWWLMGEPVTIYTVFGTLLVVAGLYAGQRTKFTGEKTA; the protein is encoded by the coding sequence GTGAAAAACATCGGTATTGGCATTCTCTTTTCCATTCTCTGGTCGTCGGCGTCCGTCGCGACGAAGTTCGGCGTGCAGTCGGCGGCGCCTTTGATATTGGCAAACGTCCGGTTTTTTATTGCCGGTATATTGCTGCTAACATTTTCGTACCTGTTTGCCAAAGATCAAAGCTATCGCCTACCCACAAAAAAGGAATGGCGGCACTTGGCCCTATTCGGCTTTCTGAATACAACGCTATACCTGGGCCTGTATGTGTATGCGATGAAATATACAGCTGCCGGAATCGGCAGTCTGGCGGTTTCCACAAACCCTTTGATTATCGTGCTCCTGTCGTCGTGGTGGCTGAACAGGAAACCGAAAGCGGAGGAATGGGCAGGGATATTCCTGGGAATGGGCGGTGTGGCGGTGGCAACGTATCCCCTGCTGGCCGACAGTTACACCACAATCGGTGGCATAACACTGCTATTGATCAGTATGATAGCCGTTTCGGGGGCGAGCGTCTATTATGCAACTGTAAAATGGGAGTTGCCCAACCTGTTGATCAACGGCTGGCAGGTGTTCCTGGGAGGGGTGTTTCTCCTACCCGCCACATTGGTGCTGGCCGATTTCAGTACCAGTAAATGGGACCCTGTTTTCTGGGGCTCGGTGTTATGGCTGAGCCTGGCGGTGTCGATTGCCGGGTTGATATGCTGGTTTTACTTACTACGCATCGATACCGTGAAAGCTTCGCTCTGGCTTTTCCTCTGCCCGCTATTCGGATTTTTCTTCGCCTGGTGGCTGATGGGCGAGCCGGTCACCATTTATACCGTTTTTGGTACGCTGCTGGTGGTTGCCGGGCTCTATGCCGGGCAACGTACGAAATTCACGGGAGAGAAAACCGCCTAA